A region of Corynebacterium glucuronolyticum DSM 44120 DNA encodes the following proteins:
- a CDS encoding collagen-like protein — MQPLIADGGELTVLRSLAACSYGRWSVTWPESVPEDQRPTLPDDQEFGYVSQLKTTPGRMGRRFVRTDVSITAADYGVDGKPLPYSGASDVETSLDAATKRTSGEVFFEREVTRAGLNGLIPRRDFDVDDLIPVQIWGKVVTAPVTSITDVSEQGAVIDWRVHVGGSLLADSAARQRSNREIEAAIAQERRERLKDVGDANAKAESAYGEAVAARRDGVVARSDAAAAKDAAGRAVTEQVFEFAAGASRVEAPVSGWSQAYPGDEAGVVWQRSVTYFGDGRVERGPAVVTTGAPGQPGPQGPKGEPGADGVPGKNGVGVRDTTITYAASASGTQAPTSGWGIQPPASVPAGQFVWTKTTLRYTDNTTEDIYTVGKIGETGPQGPRGATGAQGPKGATGSDGRPGKDGTKLTSTTVTYAVSTSGTRAPSSGWQVQPPAAAPGQFMWTRFVWTYSDGTSETGYSVGKIGDTGPRGPQGAKGNTGATGPQGPQGPRGATGSRGVSTTSVTHFWRWAGSKPGTPQGTGNPSGWSTSQPAYQVGQKLWVTIRTLFSNGTATWSPVTEEASVSAATAISAEAANTKNRVWYAARDPAARGALPGDTWFRYSGNTIVGQWRWTGTSWVTQTIGNQVIANLDAGKITSGIIDARRIGAETIDASKIKADSITVRELRAGTIVPIGTSLIVSEPPRSWAAPEPIWWQQPGLGTVVDGATGKYAAPLGNRYKYSQGGTTAPPMRLVKVQPGKKYRLRFWTWAFDAGSRLYIEMRDKNGAYAVKSGAVSSYVTPKKKTGNWGGWAGPRWDYTGSARGSYLVENLEVPTTPTLIESTIAFNPEVEWVKLAKFYWSHPNGVKTVQYLAGLTLDLDVIDQAQIDANQSAQIAINKKNIELQAAVSEFLRLQRSFDHATNIYRDNLIDATRTRLINASPSSGDWTKVITNAGLKLEYEGNNFNQIRIRSKTFIGTAVAVGTFTGGTPFISVCNFAPGDLDHLYIVEPRGKTLYELALILSPRFSLEEPSNLISLRQQLLSSQNKIRAVSDELTALVARKP; from the coding sequence ATGCAACCGCTCATCGCTGATGGGGGAGAACTCACCGTGCTCCGCTCCCTGGCTGCCTGCTCGTATGGCCGATGGTCAGTAACGTGGCCGGAGTCCGTCCCCGAGGACCAGCGCCCCACACTGCCGGATGACCAGGAATTCGGATACGTCTCGCAGCTTAAAACCACGCCCGGCCGTATGGGACGCCGGTTCGTCCGCACCGACGTGTCCATCACTGCCGCAGACTACGGCGTCGACGGGAAACCCCTGCCATACTCTGGGGCCAGTGACGTGGAAACATCCCTCGATGCCGCTACAAAACGTACCTCCGGCGAAGTCTTTTTCGAGCGGGAGGTAACCCGCGCCGGGCTTAATGGTCTTATCCCGCGCCGTGACTTCGACGTTGATGACCTTATTCCTGTCCAAATCTGGGGGAAGGTCGTCACAGCCCCTGTTACCTCGATTACAGACGTGTCTGAGCAGGGTGCGGTCATTGATTGGCGGGTGCATGTTGGCGGGTCTTTGTTGGCGGATAGTGCTGCCCGGCAAAGGTCAAACAGGGAGATTGAGGCGGCGATAGCCCAGGAGCGTCGAGAACGGCTCAAAGACGTTGGTGACGCTAACGCAAAAGCCGAGTCTGCTTATGGTGAGGCTGTTGCTGCTAGGCGGGATGGTGTGGTGGCTAGGTCTGATGCTGCGGCGGCGAAGGATGCAGCGGGGCGGGCTGTGACGGAGCAGGTGTTTGAGTTCGCGGCGGGGGCGTCTCGTGTGGAGGCACCTGTGTCGGGGTGGTCGCAGGCCTATCCTGGGGATGAGGCTGGTGTGGTGTGGCAGCGGTCGGTCACCTATTTTGGTGATGGCCGTGTGGAGCGTGGCCCCGCTGTTGTGACAACAGGCGCGCCGGGGCAACCAGGCCCTCAGGGGCCTAAGGGGGAGCCGGGTGCTGATGGTGTGCCGGGCAAGAACGGGGTGGGGGTGCGTGACACCACCATCACGTATGCAGCGTCTGCCTCTGGCACCCAAGCCCCCACCTCTGGGTGGGGGATACAACCCCCGGCTAGTGTCCCGGCAGGCCAGTTTGTTTGGACCAAAACTACCCTCCGCTACACCGACAACACCACCGAAGACATTTACACAGTCGGCAAGATCGGCGAAACCGGCCCCCAGGGTCCGCGTGGTGCAACCGGTGCCCAAGGCCCGAAGGGGGCTACGGGTAGTGATGGCCGCCCGGGTAAAGACGGCACGAAACTCACCTCCACCACCGTGACCTATGCTGTGTCCACCTCCGGAACCCGGGCCCCGTCGTCCGGGTGGCAGGTGCAGCCACCGGCCGCCGCGCCGGGCCAGTTCATGTGGACACGGTTCGTGTGGACATACTCGGATGGAACCTCCGAGACTGGGTACTCTGTGGGCAAGATCGGTGACACTGGGCCACGTGGACCCCAGGGGGCGAAAGGCAATACCGGCGCCACAGGCCCCCAGGGTCCGCAAGGTCCTCGTGGTGCTACGGGTTCCCGGGGTGTGTCGACTACATCGGTGACGCATTTTTGGCGGTGGGCTGGGTCGAAACCGGGCACACCGCAGGGCACTGGTAACCCATCGGGCTGGTCCACGTCGCAGCCTGCCTACCAGGTGGGTCAGAAACTGTGGGTGACAATCCGCACCCTGTTTTCTAATGGAACCGCCACCTGGTCCCCTGTGACTGAGGAGGCATCCGTGTCTGCTGCTACCGCTATTTCTGCAGAGGCTGCGAACACGAAAAACCGAGTCTGGTACGCAGCCCGCGACCCCGCCGCTCGTGGTGCGCTCCCCGGCGACACATGGTTTAGATACTCCGGCAACACGATTGTGGGCCAGTGGCGGTGGACCGGCACAAGCTGGGTCACACAAACCATTGGTAACCAGGTGATAGCTAACCTGGATGCGGGAAAAATCACCTCCGGTATTATCGACGCGCGCCGTATTGGTGCCGAGACTATTGACGCGTCAAAAATAAAAGCGGATTCCATCACCGTTAGGGAGCTTCGAGCTGGCACAATAGTTCCAATTGGCACCTCGCTTATAGTTTCCGAGCCACCTAGGTCGTGGGCGGCACCGGAGCCGATCTGGTGGCAGCAGCCAGGCCTTGGCACCGTCGTTGATGGTGCGACCGGGAAATACGCAGCCCCATTAGGCAATCGATACAAATACTCGCAGGGCGGCACCACTGCCCCTCCTATGCGCTTAGTGAAGGTGCAGCCCGGCAAGAAATACCGGCTCCGCTTTTGGACATGGGCGTTCGACGCTGGCTCCCGCCTTTATATTGAAATGCGGGATAAGAACGGGGCGTATGCTGTGAAATCCGGTGCCGTCTCTAGCTACGTCACGCCGAAGAAGAAAACCGGCAATTGGGGCGGATGGGCCGGACCCCGCTGGGATTACACAGGCTCAGCTAGAGGATCATATCTGGTGGAAAATTTGGAGGTGCCAACAACTCCCACCCTTATAGAATCCACCATAGCGTTTAATCCGGAGGTTGAATGGGTCAAACTCGCCAAATTCTATTGGAGTCATCCGAACGGTGTAAAAACTGTCCAATATCTCGCCGGTCTCACCCTCGACCTGGATGTTATCGACCAGGCGCAAATCGACGCAAACCAATCTGCTCAGATTGCTATTAACAAGAAGAATATCGAGCTACAGGCCGCTGTTAGCGAGTTCCTGCGACTACAGCGCAGCTTCGATCATGCGACTAATATTTACCGCGATAATCTCATTGACGCCACCAGAACACGGCTGATAAATGCCTCACCTAGTTCAGGTGATTGGACAAAGGTAATTACTAACGCCGGCCTAAAGCTCGAATACGAAGGCAATAATTTTAATCAGATCCGTATCCGCTCAAAAACATTTATAGGCACTGCCGTCGCCGTCGGAACCTTCACAGGCGGAACGCCGTTTATATCTGTCTGCAACTTCGCCCCCGGCGACCTGGATCACCTGTACATAGTGGAGCCACGTGGGAAAACTCTTTATGAGCTGGCACTCATTCTCTCCCCCCGCTTCTCACTCGAGGAGCCAAGCAACCTTATCTCTTTACGACAGCAGCTGCTTTCTTCTCAAAACAAAATCCGAGCAGTGAGCGACGAGCTCACAGCACTCGTCGCTCGGAAACCATAA
- a CDS encoding DUF1906 domain-containing protein has protein sequence MTVLDFSAGLPPAADLLKHNATGVMLYCSPPREPWMTAKQPPRTYLDELDNAGIRFGFVWQYGGAAAPDALRGYDGGVADASAARDYLNAVDCAGHPVYFAVDFNITLEQWNTTAVEYLRACCEVLGRQRVGIYGHSRVVHWAMEDNVAATVAPGRVLGWVTSSWGSRGFAPYSTLYQKTHNVPGPAGVQVDENDTLHDEWGWRAIPELPTPSKNIVDVIDPPPIVDWTHRFTFGRPRPLAQVAYVFCHVTVNSPGTPAENVATYQINSQSGSYHTLVDKDKLLRENTPDWLTWSTGNKGNDNGMHISWVAWGNETREQWLGELKDMLYRGAWEVARWCHDMHIATVIVDGPGLLKGITGISTHKATQVWGGTDHVDPGEGFPMDVLADTVNTYLALLKGTTDENGESIMSALSSDEQRQLFDAVIQIRDLTVDLHRTVAQATGSLVEGSEYRGNLLDYVKLTDRKVEELHREYHGKASAAQVEADKQQAECVAGEAHAHEGGEA, from the coding sequence ATGACAGTGCTCGATTTCTCGGCCGGACTACCGCCGGCGGCAGACCTCCTCAAGCACAATGCCACCGGGGTCATGCTGTACTGTTCTCCTCCACGCGAGCCGTGGATGACAGCAAAACAACCGCCACGCACTTACCTCGACGAACTTGATAACGCTGGAATCCGCTTCGGCTTCGTCTGGCAATATGGCGGCGCCGCAGCTCCCGATGCCCTCCGTGGCTACGATGGCGGCGTGGCTGACGCGTCGGCAGCACGTGACTACCTCAACGCTGTCGATTGTGCAGGGCACCCGGTGTATTTCGCCGTCGACTTCAACATCACACTGGAGCAGTGGAACACGACGGCCGTCGAATATCTCCGCGCGTGCTGTGAGGTCCTCGGAAGGCAACGCGTCGGCATCTACGGACACTCCCGCGTCGTCCACTGGGCCATGGAAGACAATGTGGCGGCCACAGTCGCGCCGGGGCGGGTCCTCGGCTGGGTGACAAGTTCCTGGGGATCGCGTGGCTTTGCTCCCTACTCCACCCTGTACCAGAAAACCCACAACGTTCCAGGCCCAGCTGGCGTGCAAGTGGATGAAAATGACACCCTCCATGATGAATGGGGCTGGCGCGCAATCCCCGAGCTGCCGACCCCATCAAAGAACATCGTTGACGTCATCGACCCGCCACCCATCGTCGACTGGACACACCGATTCACCTTCGGCCGACCCCGCCCACTCGCCCAGGTCGCCTACGTGTTCTGTCACGTCACCGTCAACTCGCCGGGAACCCCCGCTGAAAATGTGGCGACCTACCAGATAAATTCGCAATCTGGCAGCTATCACACTCTTGTGGACAAGGACAAGCTCCTGAGGGAGAACACACCGGACTGGCTGACCTGGTCCACGGGGAATAAAGGCAATGATAACGGAATGCACATCTCGTGGGTGGCGTGGGGAAATGAGACTCGTGAGCAATGGCTTGGCGAGCTGAAAGACATGCTCTACAGGGGGGCATGGGAGGTAGCGCGCTGGTGTCACGATATGCACATTGCCACGGTCATCGTCGACGGCCCCGGGCTTCTCAAGGGAATCACGGGCATTTCGACCCACAAGGCAACCCAAGTGTGGGGAGGAACTGACCACGTCGACCCCGGCGAGGGGTTCCCAATGGACGTCCTTGCCGACACCGTAAACACATATCTCGCCCTGCTAAAGGGCACTACTGATGAGAATGGAGAATCCATTATGAGCGCTCTCAGCTCTGACGAACAACGACAGCTTTTTGACGCTGTTATTCAAATCCGCGACCTTACTGTCGACTTGCATAGGACTGTGGCTCAAGCCACCGGATCGCTAGTGGAGGGGTCCGAGTACCGTGGCAATCTGCTCGACTACGTCAAGCTCACTGATAGGAAGGTTGAGGAGTTACACAGGGAATATCATGGTAAAGCCTCGGCTGCCCAGGTGGAGGCAGACAAGCAGCAGGCAGAATGTGTGGCCGGCGAGGCTCATGCCCACGAGGGAGGTGAGGCATAA